A window of Diospyros lotus cultivar Yz01 chromosome 14, ASM1463336v1, whole genome shotgun sequence contains these coding sequences:
- the LOC127790551 gene encoding universal stress protein PHOS34-like, giving the protein MESQAVETSTAVGAGDEAAPVQVQEQEQMPPVLEEKKQMKVLVAVDESDESFYALQWALDHLFPSPAVAAGVAAVAEPNQELGMVTVTHVLYPFQTYVLPAGPAVIASSTVVQSVRTAQEKNAAALLSRALQMCQQKMINAETLILEGDAKEMICQAAEQMHVDLVVVGSRGLGRVKRAFLGSVSDYCAHHVRCPILIVKPPK; this is encoded by the exons ATGGAGAGCCAAGCGGTTGAGACGAGTACTGCGGTCGGCGCAGGAGACGAGGCGGCGCCCGTGCAGGTGCAGGAGCAGGAGCAAATGCCGCCGGTGCTGGAGGAGAAGAAGCAGATGAAGGTGTTGGTGGCCGTGGACGAGAGCGACGAGAGCTTCTACGCTCTCCAGTGGGCTCTCGACCACCTTTTCCCGTCCCCGGCGGTTGCCGCCGGCGTTGCGGCGGTTGCGGAGCCCAACCAGGAGTTGGGAATGGTCACCGTTACTCATGTTCTGTACCCTTTCCAGACCTACGTCCTTCCGGCTGGACCTG CGGTGATTGCGTCATCAACAGTGGTGCAATCCGTTAGGACAGCCCAAGAAAAGAATGCAGCTGCGTTACTATCTCGTGCATTGCAGATGTGCCAACAAAAGATG ATTAATGCAGAAACTTTGATTCTTGAAGGGGATGCCAAGGAGATGATTTGCCAGGCTGCAGAACAAATGCATGTTGATCTTGTAGTAGTAGGTAGCCGTGGACTTGGCAGGGTGAAGAG AGCCTTTCTGGGGAGTGTAAGCGATTACTGTGCGCATCATGTGAGGTGCCCCATTCTCATTGTCAAGCCACCGAAGTAG